A window of the Bdellovibrio sp. ZAP7 genome harbors these coding sequences:
- a CDS encoding HutD family protein has protein sequence MITYLPKASYNIMPWKNGKGLTSQIALGPEGSTFPDNFSWRISSAQVNSNGPFSNFSECDRLLTVTQGAGLSLNDSHLLPLQVISFAGETEIQAELIEGPVVDLGVIFKRDSVRSEMKVLDLSEVAELPLEDGVHFIYCLRGRLNLQGLVIHAEDTVRIEKESVIKLDGLNHSSYVLISVFPI, from the coding sequence ATGATCACATATTTGCCAAAAGCTTCCTATAACATTATGCCCTGGAAAAATGGAAAGGGTCTGACTTCGCAAATTGCGTTAGGACCTGAAGGCTCGACTTTTCCTGATAACTTCTCTTGGAGAATCAGTTCGGCGCAAGTTAATAGCAATGGTCCATTTTCTAACTTTTCTGAGTGTGATCGATTATTGACGGTGACTCAAGGGGCGGGGCTTTCACTGAACGACAGTCATTTGTTGCCTCTTCAGGTTATTTCATTCGCCGGTGAAACAGAAATTCAAGCGGAACTTATCGAAGGTCCTGTTGTTGATTTGGGTGTCATCTTTAAAAGAGATTCCGTGCGTTCGGAAATGAAAGTTTTAGATCTTTCAGAAGTTGCTGAATTGCCTCTCGAAGATGGAGTTCATTTTATTTATTGTTTGCGGGGGCGCTTGAATCTTCAGGGGTTGGTTATTCATGCGGAAGACACTGTCAGGATCGAGAAGGAGTCTGTGATTAAGCTTGATGGGCTTAATCACAGTTCATATGTTTTGATTTCTGTTTTTCCAATATAG
- the ydiK gene encoding AI-2E family transporter YdiK, producing the protein MQTSTPITKTLLTSVVILSLGLVSLWVLSPFIPSLFWAAMITITTWPLLEKLTRRMGGRRGLAITIMMIAMATLVIAPIGAGAYILFTHVDDGIAWLRDLPNKQLPPLPEFVTTMPVVGPKISEKWAEFGAKDPTYITEQVRAFSLSAMNYMATAAKEASLFFVYLLLTLGLTGFLYATGETAANGVRKFFIRLAGERGDHAVILAAQSVKAVAMGIVITAAIQTGLAGIGLFLTDVPLPGVLTAVAFILCIAQIGVIIPMLIAVGWLYFKEQTVVATSLLVWALFVTAIDNFIRPVLIHKGADLPMILILAGVIGGLLSFGPIGLFIGPVILAVTYRLLESWVTEQRIELELVANIKPLPHAIRPKATQSPKEKPLDH; encoded by the coding sequence ATGCAAACATCCACACCGATCACAAAAACGCTCCTGACTTCGGTCGTTATTCTCTCGTTAGGTCTAGTAAGCCTTTGGGTGCTATCGCCCTTTATACCGTCCCTGTTTTGGGCGGCGATGATCACCATCACCACATGGCCTCTTTTAGAAAAACTCACACGCAGAATGGGCGGCCGACGTGGACTCGCCATCACTATCATGATGATCGCAATGGCAACTTTGGTCATCGCACCCATAGGAGCCGGTGCTTACATACTTTTCACTCACGTGGATGATGGCATCGCTTGGTTACGAGACCTTCCCAACAAACAACTCCCACCACTTCCTGAATTTGTAACAACAATGCCTGTGGTTGGGCCGAAAATCAGTGAAAAGTGGGCCGAATTTGGAGCTAAAGATCCCACTTATATCACGGAACAAGTTCGTGCGTTTTCTCTGTCTGCCATGAACTACATGGCAACGGCCGCCAAGGAAGCATCGCTGTTCTTCGTCTATCTTTTGCTAACTCTGGGGTTGACCGGATTTCTGTATGCCACCGGTGAGACCGCTGCGAATGGAGTTCGAAAATTCTTTATTCGCCTCGCGGGAGAACGCGGAGATCACGCCGTCATCTTAGCCGCTCAATCTGTAAAAGCCGTCGCCATGGGAATCGTCATCACCGCTGCAATTCAAACGGGACTAGCAGGAATAGGCCTCTTCCTGACGGACGTTCCACTGCCCGGAGTTTTAACCGCAGTGGCTTTTATTCTTTGCATTGCTCAAATCGGCGTCATCATCCCAATGTTGATCGCAGTGGGTTGGCTTTACTTTAAAGAACAAACTGTCGTCGCAACAAGTCTTTTGGTTTGGGCATTGTTCGTCACAGCGATTGATAATTTTATAAGACCCGTTTTAATTCACAAAGGCGCAGATCTTCCCATGATCCTGATTCTTGCGGGGGTCATCGGTGGTTTATTATCTTTCGGACCCATTGGTCTATTTATCGGCCCCGTCATCTTAGCTGTGACTTACCGACTTTTGGAATCCTGGGTGACCGAACAAAGAATTGAATTGGAGCTAGTCGCGAACATCAAGCCCTTGCCACACGCTATAAGACCGAAAGCCACTCAATCTCCAAAAGAAAAACCCTTAGATCATTAA
- a CDS encoding DUF1993 family protein — MMYDTLVVQFTKMLGNLNNFLDKSAQFADAKKFQPEVLLNSRLAPDQFPLMRQIQIACDTAKLASARLTGVEAPVFEDKETTLPEIKERIANTIKYLQTLKPANFENARTKQITNPRWEGKHMMGEDYANEHAIPNFYFHMTTAYAILRHNGVDLGKKDFLGTLSLK; from the coding sequence ATGATGTACGATACTCTTGTAGTTCAATTCACGAAAATGCTCGGTAATTTGAACAATTTCTTAGACAAAAGCGCTCAATTTGCTGATGCCAAAAAGTTCCAACCAGAAGTTCTGTTGAACTCTCGTCTGGCGCCGGATCAATTTCCCTTGATGCGCCAAATTCAAATCGCTTGCGACACTGCGAAACTTGCATCAGCTCGCCTGACTGGTGTTGAAGCTCCGGTATTTGAAGACAAAGAAACAACTCTTCCTGAAATCAAAGAGCGTATTGCAAATACCATCAAATATCTGCAGACACTGAAGCCAGCGAACTTTGAAAATGCGAGAACAAAGCAAATCACCAACCCGCGCTGGGAAGGTAAACACATGATGGGTGAAGACTACGCAAATGAGCACGCCATTCCAAACTTCTATTTCCACATGACGACGGCTTACGCGATTCTTCGTCATAACGGCGTGGATTTGGGTAAAAAAGATTTCTTGGGAACACTTTCCCTTAAGTAA
- a CDS encoding SDR family NAD(P)-dependent oxidoreductase, translating into MKQVLITGASTGIGFDLTRTLCEKGYKVWAGVRKPESLDRLTQDFSDKLTVLKLDITNSHDIERALKIVQNEINPDQELILVNNAGIASGGPIEGLSLEEWRKVFDVNLFGMVEITKMFLPLIRHTKGRIINMGSISGRVASPFLGPYTASKFAVKAFSDSLRRETASLGVHVSLIEAGPIRTEIWSKSIDSSDEIAKKLSPEVRETYGSMMAALREGVVETAKEAVPVQHVTMAILHAIQSRLPRVNYLVGKNIKLQAGLMRFMSTRMMDKVIKKSLRFQKS; encoded by the coding sequence TTGAAACAAGTTTTGATCACGGGCGCTTCGACAGGAATTGGATTTGATCTTACCAGAACTCTTTGTGAAAAGGGCTATAAGGTATGGGCGGGAGTGCGTAAGCCAGAATCCCTGGATCGTCTGACTCAAGACTTCTCCGATAAGTTAACTGTCCTAAAACTGGATATCACCAACAGCCACGATATCGAGCGCGCACTTAAAATCGTTCAAAACGAAATAAATCCTGATCAAGAATTGATTTTAGTAAATAACGCCGGCATCGCCAGTGGGGGGCCCATCGAAGGACTCAGTCTTGAAGAGTGGCGCAAAGTTTTTGATGTGAATCTTTTTGGTATGGTTGAGATCACGAAAATGTTTCTGCCGCTGATTCGTCACACCAAAGGCCGTATCATCAATATGGGGTCAATCAGTGGGCGAGTCGCATCTCCCTTTCTGGGGCCTTACACGGCTTCAAAGTTTGCAGTGAAAGCATTTTCAGACAGTCTTCGTCGCGAAACTGCAAGCTTAGGTGTGCATGTTTCCCTGATCGAAGCGGGGCCGATTCGTACGGAGATCTGGTCTAAGTCGATTGATAGTTCAGATGAAATCGCAAAAAAGCTTTCTCCCGAAGTTCGTGAAACATATGGTTCCATGATGGCAGCCCTTCGCGAGGGAGTTGTCGAAACTGCCAAAGAAGCGGTGCCTGTACAGCATGTGACAATGGCGATTCTGCACGCCATTCAAAGTCGCTTGCCACGAGTGAATTATCTGGTTGGAAAAAATATCAAGCTTCAAGCGGGATTGATGAGATTTATGTCCACGCGAATGATGGATAAGGTGATCAAAAAAAGTCTGCGCTTTCAAAAAAGCTAA
- a CDS encoding rhodanese domain-containing protein, translating to MTTENAPKHYVTTFYSFQKIENPEQVKLDLETKAEELNVKGLIILGTEGYNSTVSAVTAESFEAWKQFVREYFHKPTQFYKDSYSDKAPFRRFKVKIREEIVTTGIPEMQPPEGVNHHLTPTEWNKVMKEESDYVMIDTRNWYEYKIGTFKGALNPNIEKFTDFPQYIEAQGIPKDKKMLIFCTGGIRCEKGILELQDKGYDNVFQLEGGILNYLNEYPNDQYEGECFVFDHRVAVDQELKPSTKYGLCPHCGQPSEIKIECLRCDEPGMVCVNCSELEFKKDTCSRNCAHGLKLHPGKKARKQIVPFNIEKMKAEGATDIPTIRVSKTKVVQLNDKGEAQTVSIKE from the coding sequence ATGACGACCGAAAATGCTCCGAAGCATTATGTTACGACTTTTTACAGCTTCCAAAAAATCGAAAATCCCGAACAAGTTAAATTAGATCTGGAAACAAAGGCTGAAGAGCTGAATGTGAAAGGTCTGATCATTTTAGGAACTGAAGGTTATAACTCCACGGTGTCAGCAGTTACCGCAGAATCTTTTGAAGCCTGGAAGCAGTTCGTTCGTGAGTATTTCCACAAGCCGACTCAGTTCTACAAAGATTCTTATTCTGACAAAGCCCCCTTCCGCCGTTTTAAAGTTAAAATCCGCGAAGAGATCGTGACGACAGGGATTCCTGAAATGCAACCGCCAGAAGGCGTGAACCATCACTTGACTCCGACTGAATGGAACAAAGTGATGAAGGAAGAATCTGATTACGTGATGATCGACACCCGCAACTGGTACGAGTACAAAATCGGTACTTTCAAAGGCGCTTTGAATCCAAATATCGAAAAATTCACTGACTTCCCTCAATACATCGAGGCTCAAGGGATTCCTAAGGATAAGAAGATGTTGATCTTCTGTACTGGCGGCATCCGTTGTGAAAAAGGTATTTTGGAACTTCAAGACAAAGGATACGACAACGTATTCCAACTTGAAGGCGGGATTTTGAATTATTTAAACGAGTATCCAAATGACCAGTACGAAGGCGAGTGCTTCGTATTCGACCACCGTGTGGCTGTCGATCAAGAGTTGAAACCTTCGACAAAGTACGGATTATGCCCTCACTGCGGCCAGCCGTCTGAAATCAAAATTGAATGCTTGCGTTGTGATGAACCAGGTATGGTTTGTGTGAACTGTAGCGAGCTTGAGTTTAAAAAAGACACTTGCTCAAGAAACTGTGCTCACGGTTTGAAACTTCATCCTGGTAAAAAAGCTCGCAAGCAAATCGTTCCATTCAATATTGAAAAGATGAAGGCCGAGGGTGCTACTGACATCCCTACCATCCGTGTCAGCAAAACCAAAGTTGTTCAATTGAACGACAAAGGTGAAGCCCAAACTGTTTCTATCAAAGAATAG
- a CDS encoding peptide chain release factor 3: MLATPQIQKEIQRRRTFAIISHPDAGKTTLTEKLLYHGGVIHETGEVKGKSGSKAVTSDWMELERQKGISITSSVMTFDYNDLRVNLLDTPGHKDFSEDTYRVLMAVDSAAMLIDVAKGVEERTKKLYEVCRLRKIPIFTFVNKLDREGKDPLTLIDEVEKTLNMQCYPVTWPLGIGQRFRGIYNRLTQEIWIYDQRREEVEDYQKIPFVKGKDDQILYNYLDKESADQVLEELDLIESALPPFDVNEFLTGQISPVTFGSAKQNFGVDTFLQFFTKYAPGPQARVTKDDQKMDPLDAKFTGFVFKIQANMDRRHRDRIAFIRICSGKFERGMKVQHSRLERELRLSYSSQFVAADKETVDEAYAGDIVGVGDTGNFAIGDCVSSSGKVQFEDIPKFAPELFGRLSVRDALKRQKLQEALKHLSEEGAIQLFIEPHIGPQDPIIGAVGELQFEVLLHRLQDEYNLEVKLARLPYSVCRWPRTADGKAVTSLKGGANMAEDLIGNPVVLVNQEWDLNWLKRENPDVEFQTSISRAR; the protein is encoded by the coding sequence ATGTTAGCGACACCTCAGATTCAAAAAGAAATTCAAAGACGCCGTACCTTTGCGATCATCTCGCATCCCGACGCTGGTAAAACCACGCTGACGGAAAAATTACTTTATCACGGGGGCGTGATCCACGAAACCGGCGAGGTCAAAGGTAAATCAGGCTCTAAAGCAGTGACATCTGACTGGATGGAGCTTGAACGACAAAAGGGTATCTCGATCACATCATCTGTCATGACGTTTGATTACAATGATCTTCGTGTGAATCTGTTGGATACACCGGGACATAAAGATTTCTCCGAAGATACCTACCGTGTATTGATGGCTGTGGATTCTGCCGCAATGTTGATCGACGTTGCCAAGGGTGTGGAGGAGCGTACGAAGAAACTTTACGAAGTTTGTCGCCTGCGCAAAATTCCTATTTTTACATTCGTAAACAAACTTGACCGTGAAGGTAAGGATCCTCTGACATTGATCGACGAAGTTGAAAAAACTTTGAATATGCAATGCTATCCAGTGACTTGGCCTTTGGGTATTGGTCAGCGTTTCCGTGGAATCTACAATCGCCTGACTCAAGAAATCTGGATCTATGATCAACGCCGTGAGGAAGTGGAAGACTACCAAAAAATACCATTCGTAAAAGGTAAAGACGATCAAATTCTTTACAACTACCTGGATAAAGAATCCGCTGACCAAGTTTTGGAAGAGCTGGATTTGATCGAGAGCGCGCTTCCGCCGTTCGACGTGAACGAATTTCTAACTGGCCAAATTTCGCCTGTGACATTCGGTTCAGCGAAACAAAACTTCGGGGTGGATACATTCCTTCAGTTTTTTACCAAGTACGCTCCAGGGCCTCAGGCTCGTGTAACCAAGGATGATCAAAAGATGGATCCTTTGGATGCGAAATTCACAGGCTTCGTGTTTAAAATTCAAGCCAACATGGATCGTCGTCATCGTGACCGTATTGCCTTTATTCGTATTTGCTCAGGTAAATTTGAGCGTGGCATGAAAGTGCAACATAGTCGTTTGGAACGCGAGCTTCGTCTTTCATACTCATCGCAATTCGTTGCGGCTGACAAAGAAACTGTCGATGAAGCCTATGCGGGTGACATCGTCGGAGTCGGCGATACAGGAAACTTTGCCATCGGGGACTGTGTTTCTTCCTCTGGAAAAGTGCAGTTTGAAGATATTCCAAAATTTGCGCCTGAGTTGTTTGGTCGTCTTTCAGTCCGCGATGCTTTGAAGCGTCAAAAACTTCAAGAGGCACTCAAGCACTTGTCTGAAGAAGGTGCAATCCAGTTATTCATCGAACCACATATTGGACCACAAGATCCAATCATCGGTGCGGTCGGGGAACTTCAGTTCGAAGTTTTGTTGCACAGACTTCAAGATGAATACAACTTGGAGGTAAAACTGGCTCGCTTGCCGTACAGTGTGTGTCGTTGGCCGCGTACTGCTGATGGCAAAGCTGTTACCAGCCTTAAAGGTGGCGCAAACATGGCAGAAGACCTTATCGGCAATCCGGTTGTGTTGGTGAATCAAGAGTGGGATTTGAACTGGCTTAAACGTGAAAATCCAGATGTGGAATTCCAAACAAGTATTTCGAGAGCTCGTTAA
- a CDS encoding ABC transporter ATP-binding protein — MLPLKIDNLKKKYPGGQEAVKGVSFDVKPGEIFGLLGPNGAGKTTIISTITTLEEPSSGVVEVFGQNVVASPRFTKQQLGVVHQEVITSGFFSVDEILNFQSGYYGIRNNKDRIDFLLHKLSLYEHRHKKVKQLSGGMKRRLMIAKALVHTPRLLLLDEPTAGVDIGLRETLWQFVQELRKEGMSILLTTHYLEEAEQLCDRIGIINLGNLEALGETKELVRKYTQKKIRLTLSESFAFDTQYLFFQEGLEFMFMVPPGKLMGEFLNEIKVPVNIIKDVKIEEGNLEEAFMKVVSK; from the coding sequence ATGTTGCCTTTAAAAATCGATAATCTGAAAAAGAAATATCCGGGCGGCCAAGAGGCCGTCAAGGGTGTGAGTTTTGATGTAAAACCAGGCGAGATCTTCGGTCTTTTGGGGCCGAATGGTGCTGGTAAAACCACAATCATCTCCACGATCACAACTCTAGAAGAGCCTTCCAGTGGTGTGGTTGAAGTGTTTGGACAAAACGTTGTGGCAAGTCCGCGTTTTACAAAACAACAGCTGGGAGTTGTACATCAGGAAGTCATCACGTCCGGTTTTTTCAGCGTTGATGAAATTCTGAATTTTCAGTCGGGCTATTACGGAATTCGCAATAACAAAGATCGTATTGATTTTCTGTTACATAAGCTTTCCTTGTATGAACACCGCCACAAGAAAGTAAAACAGCTCTCCGGTGGTATGAAACGTCGTCTGATGATCGCTAAAGCCCTGGTGCATACGCCTCGCTTGCTTTTGCTGGATGAGCCGACGGCGGGTGTGGATATTGGTTTGCGCGAAACTTTGTGGCAGTTCGTACAAGAGCTTCGCAAAGAGGGTATGTCGATCCTTTTGACGACTCATTATCTGGAAGAGGCGGAACAACTTTGTGACCGGATCGGCATCATCAACTTGGGTAACCTAGAAGCCTTGGGTGAAACCAAAGAGCTGGTTCGTAAATACACACAAAAGAAAATTCGCTTAACTCTGTCCGAATCTTTTGCTTTCGATACTCAGTATTTGTTCTTCCAAGAAGGTCTGGAGTTCATGTTCATGGTGCCGCCTGGAAAATTAATGGGTGAGTTTTTAAACGAAATAAAAGTGCCCGTAAATATCATCAAAGACGTGAAAATCGAAGAGGGTAATTTGGAAGAAGCCTTTATGAAGGTGGTGAGCAAATGA
- a CDS encoding ABC transporter permease has product MMIPFIALFRREIARFLKVIVQTIVTPFVSSFLYLLIFGVSLGATMPTHQGVKYLSFLIPGLMMMGLMNNAFQNSSSSIVSSKFSGDLEDLRVAPISNQEIIWAMSLGALVRGSIVALITYIVGSIFCWYQQGEILTIAHPLYAVFFVIVAGLIFALLGISVAFWATTFDQLSAFSAFILLPLTYLGGVFLSIDHLHPFWQMLSKMNPLLYLINGLRYGVIGVSDVGMEVAVPVSVLGFIVFYGLANFSLKRGSFQRW; this is encoded by the coding sequence ATGATGATTCCATTTATCGCTCTTTTTCGTCGTGAAATTGCGCGTTTTTTAAAAGTGATCGTACAAACGATCGTAACACCCTTCGTCTCATCATTTCTGTATTTGCTTATTTTCGGTGTGTCTTTGGGGGCAACGATGCCGACTCATCAAGGTGTAAAGTATCTTTCATTCTTGATCCCGGGTTTGATGATGATGGGCTTGATGAATAATGCTTTCCAGAATTCATCCTCTTCGATTGTCTCTTCGAAATTTTCAGGAGATCTGGAAGACTTGCGCGTGGCCCCGATAAGCAATCAAGAAATTATCTGGGCTATGAGTCTGGGGGCCTTGGTTCGCGGCTCTATCGTGGCGCTGATCACTTATATCGTGGGCTCCATTTTCTGTTGGTATCAACAGGGGGAGATTCTGACAATTGCCCACCCACTGTATGCAGTTTTCTTCGTTATTGTGGCGGGATTGATTTTCGCTCTTTTGGGAATTTCCGTGGCATTCTGGGCAACAACATTCGATCAGCTCTCCGCATTTTCAGCATTCATTTTGTTGCCTCTGACTTATTTAGGGGGAGTGTTCCTATCTATCGATCACTTGCATCCTTTCTGGCAGATGTTGTCAAAAATGAACCCGCTGCTTTATTTGATCAACGGGCTTCGATATGGCGTGATTGGTGTCAGTGACGTGGGGATGGAAGTTGCCGTTCCTGTTTCTGTTCTGGGTTTTATTGTGTTCTATGGCCTGGCAAATTTTAGCCTCAAGCGCGGATCATTCCAGCGCTGGTAG
- the ffh gene encoding signal recognition particle protein — protein sequence MFENLSDKIMASLKKVRGQNKITEANIEDVIKEIRLSFLEADVNFKVVKNFVDRVKAKALGAEVLQNVNPGQQFVKIVHDELVQTLGGGAVDINVRENPSVIFMVGLQGAGKTTSSAKLALYIRQKLGKKPGLIPADIYRPAAIDQLQTLGKQNNIPTFPTPIGMKPEEILEKSKQWAKDNMIDVVIVDTAGRLQVDDELMGELGRLKDIWAPQEILLVADAMLGQQSVNVAEGFHKRLNLTGLVLTKVDGDARGGAALSIREVTGIPIKFLGVGEKVNALEVFHPDRLAGRILDMGDVLSLVEKAAEVMDEKAARESAKKMMKNEFTLDDFLGQIQQLKKMGGFETILKFLPGMGEISKQLKNMTPPDNEIKKIEAIIRSMTIQERNNHKILNASRRTRIANGSGTQVSDVNKLIKQFEDAKKMMSGMMKMGMGRGGMKFPF from the coding sequence ATGTTTGAAAACTTATCTGATAAAATTATGGCGTCCCTTAAAAAGGTGCGTGGTCAAAACAAGATCACGGAAGCCAACATTGAAGACGTTATCAAAGAGATCCGCTTAAGCTTCCTGGAAGCTGACGTGAATTTTAAAGTCGTAAAAAACTTTGTAGACCGCGTAAAAGCCAAAGCCCTGGGGGCGGAAGTTCTTCAGAACGTAAATCCAGGTCAGCAATTCGTAAAAATCGTGCACGATGAATTGGTGCAAACTTTGGGTGGCGGTGCCGTTGATATCAACGTGCGTGAAAACCCAAGTGTGATCTTCATGGTGGGTTTGCAAGGTGCTGGTAAGACTACCTCCTCTGCAAAATTGGCCCTTTATATTCGTCAGAAATTGGGCAAAAAACCAGGTTTGATTCCAGCCGATATCTATCGTCCCGCGGCGATTGATCAGCTTCAAACTTTAGGTAAACAAAACAACATCCCAACATTCCCAACTCCCATTGGAATGAAACCAGAAGAGATTCTGGAAAAATCCAAACAATGGGCAAAAGACAATATGATCGACGTGGTTATTGTCGATACGGCTGGTCGTTTGCAGGTTGATGATGAGTTGATGGGTGAGCTGGGCCGTTTGAAGGATATCTGGGCTCCACAAGAGATCTTGTTGGTGGCGGATGCAATGTTGGGTCAGCAGTCTGTGAATGTCGCAGAGGGGTTCCACAAGCGTTTAAACCTGACGGGCCTTGTCCTTACTAAAGTAGACGGTGACGCCCGTGGTGGTGCTGCCTTGTCTATTCGTGAGGTGACCGGCATTCCTATTAAATTCCTTGGCGTCGGCGAGAAGGTGAATGCTCTTGAAGTATTCCATCCAGATCGCTTGGCTGGTCGTATCCTTGATATGGGTGACGTCCTTTCTTTGGTGGAAAAAGCCGCTGAAGTGATGGACGAAAAAGCGGCTCGGGAGTCCGCTAAGAAGATGATGAAGAATGAATTTACCTTGGATGACTTCCTGGGCCAGATTCAGCAGCTTAAAAAGATGGGTGGCTTTGAGACTATCTTGAAATTTTTACCGGGCATGGGTGAGATTTCAAAACAGCTTAAAAATATGACCCCTCCTGATAATGAGATTAAGAAAATCGAGGCGATCATTCGTTCGATGACGATCCAAGAACGTAATAACCATAAGATTCTTAACGCCTCGCGCCGTACGCGTATTGCTAACGGTTCGGGGACCCAAGTTTCTGACGTAAACAAGCTGATTAAGCAGTTTGAGGACGCTAAGAAGATGATGAGTGGGATGATGAAAATGGGCATGGGTCGCGGTGGGATGAAGTTCCCATTTTAA
- the rpsP gene encoding 30S ribosomal protein S16 — MAVVIRLARMGAKHDPKYRITVADSRRYVTGKFLEILGVYNPTPRGNDKKVELDLAKVEAWIKKGAQPTDRVKHVIKLAQGK; from the coding sequence ATGGCAGTTGTAATTCGTTTGGCTCGTATGGGCGCTAAGCATGATCCTAAATACCGCATCACTGTTGCGGATTCTCGTCGCTATGTTACTGGTAAATTCCTTGAGATTCTTGGCGTTTACAATCCAACTCCACGTGGTAACGACAAAAAGGTCGAGCTTGATCTAGCAAAAGTAGAAGCTTGGATCAAAAAAGGTGCACAACCTACTGACCGTGTGAAACACGTTATTAAGTTGGCCCAAGGTAAATAA
- a CDS encoding KH domain-containing protein: MDSLKDLVEFMAKSLVDKPENVEVDEIPGQQTTLLALKVDKEDLGKVIGKQGKTAAAMRTIIRAAGTKLNKRYHLDIVE; the protein is encoded by the coding sequence ATGGATAGCTTGAAAGACCTCGTTGAATTCATGGCGAAGTCCCTTGTTGATAAGCCTGAGAATGTTGAAGTGGATGAAATTCCAGGTCAGCAAACGACTCTACTTGCTCTTAAAGTAGATAAAGAAGATCTTGGTAAGGTTATCGGTAAACAAGGTAAAACTGCGGCTGCGATGAGAACAATCATCCGTGCGGCAGGTACTAAACTGAATAAACGCTATCATTTGGATATCGTTGAATAG
- the rimM gene encoding ribosome maturation factor RimM (Essential for efficient processing of 16S rRNA): MKLVGKVREAHGLKGDLYVLIFSGEIAWAKRMKKFVLQGKDGSTNEYTVERTKPFKKGLIVKAAEIADRTAAEGVEHMEFLIEEDLMVSKPGETIYLAEIKNFKLKDTEQNILGEIVDFSSNGVQDLLVVEANGKKVEVPFVDAFIKKIDFKHQAVVMDLPEGLFDLENA, translated from the coding sequence ATGAAATTGGTTGGAAAAGTCAGAGAAGCCCATGGTTTGAAGGGCGATCTTTATGTTCTTATTTTCTCGGGCGAGATCGCTTGGGCAAAACGTATGAAGAAATTCGTTCTTCAAGGTAAAGATGGTTCTACAAACGAATACACTGTTGAGCGCACAAAACCTTTCAAAAAAGGTTTGATCGTGAAAGCCGCTGAGATCGCGGATCGCACGGCTGCTGAAGGTGTTGAGCACATGGAATTCTTGATCGAAGAAGATCTGATGGTTTCTAAACCAGGCGAAACGATTTACCTAGCGGAAATCAAAAACTTCAAATTGAAAGACACGGAACAAAACATCCTGGGCGAGATCGTGGATTTCTCCAGCAATGGTGTTCAAGATCTTTTGGTTGTGGAAGCGAACGGTAAAAAAGTTGAAGTTCCGTTCGTGGATGCATTCATCAAAAAAATCGATTTCAAACACCAAGCTGTGGTGATGGACCTACCAGAAGGCTTGTTCGACCTAGAGAACGCATAA